The Tautonia plasticadhaerens nucleotide sequence AAGTGACTCGCCTGCGGGAGATTTACCCGGAATCGTTCTATCTCGTTGGAGTACACGCTGACGAAAATCGCAGGAGGGAGGTGTTGACTGAAGAGAAGAGAATGACGGAAGACGAAGCTACCCGCTTGATGCAGCGGGATGAGGACGAACAGCTGTCATATGGGCAGCGGACGAGCGACACATTCCATATGTCGGACTTCTTTGTTCGGTTCGACGAAAGCGCGGACAAGCTGAAGCAGGATCTTTGGCGATTCCTCGACATTATTTTTGGTAACCCGTACATTACGCCGCTGTTCGATGAGTTTGCCATGTTCATGGCATTCTCGGCAGCGCTGCGCTCAGCAGATTTGTCCAGACAGGTCGGGGCGGTGCTTGCGAAGAATGAGGAACTCTTGTCAACCGGAGCTAACGATTGCCCCCGGTTTGGGGGTGGGCTTTATTGGCCATACTACGATGCTCCCAGTCGACGCTACGCAGACGTTCCTGGAGGCAGGGATTACACCCTTGGCGTCGACTCCAATAAGGCTGAGCAGCAAGACATCATCGAAAGCATTTTAAAGGACTCTAGCAATCATGTTAAAGACCTAGATGCGTTTCGAGCGGTGCTGAGGAGCAGCCGAATCGGTGATCTTACTGAGTACGGCCGCGTCGTGCACGCCGAAATGGAGGCGATGCTGTCCTGTGCGCGGAACAATATCAGTTGCCGTGATGCCACGCTTTATGGGACGACCTTCCCATGTCATAATTGCGCCAAGCATATAATTGCGGCAGGCATTAAGAGAGTCGTTTACGTCGAGCCCTATCCAAAGAGCAAGGCCGTTGATTTCCACAGAGATTCGCTTGTGCTCGGATTCTCCGAACGCGAACAAGCAGTCCGCTTTGAACCATTCGTCGGCGTAGGCCCTAGAAGGTTTTTCGACCTCTTCTCCATGGGCCTAAGCTCCGGATATCCGGTGGTGAGGAAGGACAAGCGAACAGGTAAGGTCATTGATTGGAAACCAGAGACAGCGAGGCTCAGGCTTCAACTGATGCCGCTGTCATATCTCCAACTTGAAACCTTGGCCGGATCACTATTCACGGATTTCCTGATCGAGAAGGAGGGCACGGATGGCCAGCCAAAATGAATCGTCCCCCTCGCAAGAGGAAGATCGCTTCCTGATCTACTTGCAGTGGGCCCGAGAGGAGGTTCGTTCCTGGCCGGAATGGAAACAGAACCTACTTGGATGGCACTACAGCAAGAAGCGGGCGCGCGAGGCCGGGGAGCGTGAACAGAGCGACAAATCAGATTATGGGCCAGGTCGCAAAGCCTAGGAGGAGTGTCCGTTTACGATACGTTTAATCCCGGCTGCCAACCACCACTCCCGGCACACGAAACACGGGCGGCGAGCCGATGGCGCCGCCGCCCGGGCGGCCAGCTACTCGGCTCGGTCGTTACTGAGGGCGCGGCTGGGGATGAGCGTGGCCGCGCATCTACCTCGCTCTGGTCGAAAGCACTGATGCGGTGCCAGCATCCGACACCAGAACCCGAGGCAGCCCCGCACCAGTAGCTGCTTCTAGCTCAGCGGAAAGCATTCTTATCCCCGGCCTCGAACGCCCGGAATCGCTCCTCCGCCTTCTGAGCGAAATCACTCGTCAGGTCCTGCACCTTCCCATGCTGGACCCGGTCCAGATCGCGTAGCTCGATGAGTGATTCCTGTCTCCCGTCCCGGTTGATCAGGATGCCGCCGAAGAAGAACGCGGGGCTGCCGAAGTGTGTGTTCGCCAGGAGCCGCAGGAAGGCATCCTTCGTTTCCTGGTAGATGGCTTCTGTCATCACGACGAAACGCCTCGGGTCACCCACATCCCCCGCGCCGAGGATGGCGTCTTTGTGCCTTAGGACGATTTGCCGGATCGTCTCCTGCTGGTAATCGTCTACCGGGTAATCGCAGGGCTCCTTGTGGGTAATCGTTCCTGCCTCTAGAGCTTTGAGCGCCGCCGCCGCTGCGCCGCAACAATCGCTCGGCGTAGATTGGCCAGGCCGGACCACCTTGCCGACCTGCCCGTCGCTGGTGATGCCGACATGCGGGCCGAAAAACATCAGCGCTGCGCCGGGCTCAGGGATATGGTGGGAGAACGCGCCAAGCCCGGTCATGCCCGCGAACGGGAAGCCATTGAGGCCGCCCTGGACGAACGGGCCAACCATATCGGTCCGGGGCAGCCCGACACTGTTGAGGTCGTCGCTGCAAATGCTGGTCAGGAAGGCGACTTGCTCCGGGCTGATGCCGTACTCGCGATTTGCATAAGCTAAAAATGCATTGATGTAGTAGCTGGATTCAACCGCCCTGGGATAGTAGGAGCTCACGTTGCTGCCAGCGCGGATATCGAGCACGGCGCGGTCCTCCATAAATGGCACGGGGGGAATCCGAGCCTATTCTCACCGTGCCGTGGGCGGCATGCAACCGTCCTTTCGGATCTCGCGTAAGCCATTTGTGGAAAACAAGATGGGACTGCGGCGGCACGGCCCGCGGCTAGAACGGCAACTCGTCCGGGTCACTGAGCACAGGCAGCTCGTGGCACACGATCTTCTCGCCGGCGGCCAGGCGGCGGGCCTGCTCCCGTTCCACGAAGCTCTCGATCTGCTG carries:
- a CDS encoding anti-phage dCTP deaminase; translated protein: MAKQSRQRSAQSDRIKAAPYAADDLPAESARIADKDTSSASPDGSTRSAKDFLYQNFSESELVLGLVAAVGTDLKSVIGTIEDRLKIFGYTTIVIKISKDVIPRVAKIKPLNEGSAGYVRTDALMTAGDDARKLSDDSSILALGVAARIASDRNYEGSDITQGLKPKFAYIVDSLKHPSEVTRLREIYPESFYLVGVHADENRRREVLTEEKRMTEDEATRLMQRDEDEQLSYGQRTSDTFHMSDFFVRFDESADKLKQDLWRFLDIIFGNPYITPLFDEFAMFMAFSAALRSADLSRQVGAVLAKNEELLSTGANDCPRFGGGLYWPYYDAPSRRYADVPGGRDYTLGVDSNKAEQQDIIESILKDSSNHVKDLDAFRAVLRSSRIGDLTEYGRVVHAEMEAMLSCARNNISCRDATLYGTTFPCHNCAKHIIAAGIKRVVYVEPYPKSKAVDFHRDSLVLGFSEREQAVRFEPFVGVGPRRFFDLFSMGLSSGYPVVRKDKRTGKVIDWKPETARLRLQLMPLSYLQLETLAGSLFTDFLIEKEGTDGQPK